The Tubulanus polymorphus chromosome 6, tnTubPoly1.2, whole genome shotgun sequence genome includes a region encoding these proteins:
- the LOC141907337 gene encoding GATA zinc finger domain-containing protein 1-like yields MPLGVKPICTTCKTTNTTMWRKGSQGEVLCNACGLKQQQNGSNNESDKCSNKSNSSSLNGSSYHRDLHIPQRKSSRIKPMPRPRGTSAAKWSSKGKSRRMIFKRNPIKSPSSVSTVVTSDWVFYQGCYFQVGDIVSLLDHDGGIYYAQIRGFMQDQFLEKSAIITWLLPTEATCGDRFDPATYILGPEEDLPRKLEFMEFVCHAPSEYFKAKLGPFPTIPNQPELCYIWTTFGSCIRTIPTKDEIFGPCSKEDLLLDSDSSYHGGATSRSLSGGNVGRPRKPRERKISVTAKDKDVEEIMEF; encoded by the exons ATGCCTCTAGGAGTGAAACCGATCTGCACAACGTGCAAAACGACGAACACTACGATGTGGCGAAAAGGTTCGCAAGGTGAAGTTCTGTGTAACGCGTGCGGTTtgaaacaacaacaaaacggCAGCAACAACGAATCGGACAAGTGCAGCAACAAATCAAACAGTAGCAGCTTGAATGGAAGCAGTTATCATCGAGATCTTCACATCCCGCAAAGGAAGAGTTCAAGAATTAAACCGATGCCGCGTCCTCGGGGTACCTCAGCCGCCAAGTGGTCGAGTAAGGGTAAAAGCCGCCGtatgattttcaaaagaaaT CCAATTAAATCTCCGTCATCGGTTTCTACTGTTGTTACATCTGACTGGGTTTTCTATCAG ggatGTTATTTCCAAGTTGGTGACATCGTTTCACTTCTCGATCACGACGGAGGTATTTATTACGCGCAGATACGAGGTTTCATGCAAGATCAGTTTTTAGAAAAGAGCGCCATTATAACGTGGCTACTGCCGACTGAAGCTACGTGCGGAGATAGATTTGATCCGGCTACTTATATCTTAG gACCTGAAGAAGATCTGCCGAGGAAACTCGAGTTTATGGAGTTCGTTTGTCACGCGCCATCCGAGTATTTCAAAGCTAAATTAGGTCCGTTTCCAACGATTCCGAATCAACCGGAATTATGTTACATCTGGACTACGTTTGGCTCGTGCATACGAACAATCCCGACTAAAGATGAAATATTCGGCCCGTGTTCGAAAGAGGATTTGTTACTGGATTCCGATTCGTCATACCACGGAGGAGCTACGAGTCGGTCGCTGTCAGGAGGTAATGTAGGACGACCGAGGAAACCTCGCGAACGCAAGATTTCTGTCACCGCGAAAGATAAAGACGTTGAAGAAATCATGGAGTTTTAA
- the LOC141907287 gene encoding ubiquitin-fold modifier-conjugating enzyme 1, with protein MVDEATKKTLAKIPMLKTKAGPRDKELWIQRLKEEYHCLIKYVHNNKEADNDWFRLESNKEGTRWFGKCWMIHQLLKYEFEIEFDIPITYPTTAPEIAIPELDGKTAKMYRGGKICLTDHFKPLWARNVPKFGIGHAMALGLGPWLAVEIPDLIEKGIVVHKSSNEAATTSS; from the exons ATGGTGGACGAAGCGACGAAAAAAACATTGGCCAAGATCCCGATGCTAAAAACAAAAGCCGGGCCTCGAGACAAAGAGTTATGGATCCAGCGACTGAAAGAAGAATACCATTGCTTGATTAAG TACGTTCATAATAACAAGGAAGCCGACAATGACTGGTTCCGGCTAGAATCGAATAAAGAAGGAACAAGATGGTTTGGAAAATGCTGGATGATCCACCAACTTCTCAAATATGAATTCGAAATAGAGTTTGAT ATACCTATAACATATCCAACTACAGCCCCTGAAATTGCAATTCCTGAACTAGATGGTAAAACAGCTAAAATGTATCGCGGAGGAAAGATCTGTCTGACTGACCATTTTAAACCTCTGTGGGCTAGGAATGTTCCTAAATTTGGTATAGGCCACGCAATGGCATTAGGG CTCGGTCCATGGTTAGCTGTAGAAATTCCAGATCTAATAGAGAAGGGTATCGTAGTACATAAATCAAGTAATGAAGCTGCGACCACTTCATCATAG